A region of Flavobacteriales bacterium DNA encodes the following proteins:
- a CDS encoding GHKL domain-containing protein, which yields MKSYFLHIIILLLFFDSSFKVYSNNTIVINKNDESIDISSKLLIFEDKKNSLSINDVIQKEFLPTKSQVPNLGFSKSAFWLKTTITNNTKSPNLFLEISLPILDFIEFYSPKNENQFDIVKTGEEFNFNTRKYKDPNYLFDINIQQGETKTYYLKIRSNESIQLPIKIGTQSAIYSEIKNRDILSGLYVGIMLVMVFYNLFIYFSVKDKSYIYYVLYVLLVLLTQTCLEGYPFQYLWPSYPVIAKYSLFIFPSLVGITSMIFMNVFLKVRYFSTNLYKLSFVFSIIYLIPIVLVFLGLFDISQKIMEICAGVVSIYMLITAILIVRKGYQPAKYFLAAWAVFLIGVVIFILKDLEILPYNNFTRYTMQIGSAIETVLLSFALAARINDYKREKEISQKEAFQALKEKETLVREQNVMLENKVTERTLELKTTLNNLKETQSQLVDAEKMASLGQLTAGVAHEINNPINFVSSNISPLKQDINDLKTIINKYSEINSTNVNEKLEEIETLKKELDYHFLTQELETIISSIENGANRTTEIVRSLRNFSRLDESDLMLADINEGIESTLILLQSEYKGIEIKKELGELPKVECYPGKLNQVFLNILNNAIHAVRDRKNQDEKGTITISTSVINDNISVSIKDNGVGMNKETQNKIFDPFFTTKEVGKGTGLGLSIVYRIIENHQGTIIVESEENKGTIFTLNLPKHQKQ from the coding sequence ATGAAATCGTATTTTTTACATATTATTATCTTGTTGTTGTTTTTTGATTCTTCCTTCAAAGTATATTCAAACAATACCATCGTAATAAATAAAAATGATGAGTCTATTGATATTAGTTCTAAACTTCTAATTTTTGAAGACAAAAAGAATTCCCTTAGTATTAATGATGTTATACAAAAGGAATTTTTACCGACCAAAAGTCAAGTTCCAAACCTTGGTTTTTCAAAATCGGCATTTTGGTTAAAAACAACTATCACCAATAATACTAAGTCCCCGAATTTATTTCTTGAAATATCTCTACCAATTTTAGATTTCATTGAATTCTATTCTCCTAAAAATGAAAATCAATTCGATATTGTTAAAACAGGAGAAGAATTTAATTTTAATACTCGAAAATATAAAGACCCAAATTATTTATTCGATATAAATATTCAACAAGGAGAAACAAAAACATATTATTTAAAAATTAGGAGCAATGAATCTATTCAATTACCAATAAAAATTGGAACACAATCAGCAATTTATTCCGAAATAAAAAACAGAGATATTCTTTCTGGTTTATATGTAGGAATAATGCTTGTTATGGTTTTTTATAATTTGTTTATCTACTTTTCGGTAAAAGACAAGAGTTACATTTATTATGTCTTGTACGTACTGTTAGTTCTTTTAACCCAAACCTGCTTAGAAGGATATCCTTTTCAATATTTATGGCCTTCATATCCTGTTATTGCTAAATATAGCTTATTTATATTCCCTTCATTAGTAGGTATCACCTCAATGATATTTATGAATGTATTTTTAAAAGTCAGGTATTTTAGTACCAACCTCTACAAATTATCATTTGTGTTTTCAATAATTTATTTAATACCAATTGTATTAGTCTTCCTTGGGCTTTTTGATATTAGTCAAAAAATAATGGAGATATGTGCCGGAGTTGTCTCTATTTACATGCTAATTACTGCAATTTTAATTGTAAGAAAAGGCTATCAACCTGCTAAATATTTTTTAGCTGCTTGGGCAGTTTTCTTAATTGGGGTAGTTATCTTTATTCTAAAAGATTTAGAGATTTTACCTTACAACAATTTTACCCGATACACCATGCAAATTGGTTCAGCAATAGAAACCGTATTACTTTCTTTTGCACTTGCAGCACGAATAAATGATTATAAAAGAGAGAAAGAAATTTCTCAAAAAGAAGCTTTTCAAGCACTTAAAGAAAAAGAAACATTGGTTAGAGAGCAAAATGTAATGCTCGAAAACAAAGTAACCGAACGAACTTTGGAGTTAAAAACTACATTAAATAACTTAAAAGAAACCCAATCACAACTGGTTGATGCTGAGAAAATGGCCTCTTTGGGGCAGCTTACTGCTGGAGTAGCTCACGAAATAAATAACCCCATCAATTTTGTTTCGTCGAATATTTCTCCTCTAAAACAAGACATTAACGACCTTAAAACAATAATTAACAAATACAGTGAAATTAATTCAACCAATGTAAATGAGAAATTAGAAGAAATTGAAACACTTAAAAAAGAGTTAGATTACCATTTTTTAACCCAAGAACTTGAAACTATTATTTCAAGTATTGAAAACGGGGCAAATAGAACCACCGAAATTGTACGTAGTTTAAGAAATTTTTCAAGATTAGATGAAAGTGACTTAATGTTGGCAGATATTAATGAAGGTATTGAATCCACATTAATTTTACTACAAAGCGAATATAAGGGCATAGAAATCAAGAAAGAACTTGGTGAGTTACCGAAAGTAGAGTGCTACCCTGGCAAACTAAATCAGGTGTTTTTAAACATTCTCAACAATGCTATACACGCAGTTCGAGATAGAAAAAATCAAGACGAAAAAGGGACAATCACAATTTCAACATCAGTAATAAATGATAATATTTCTGTTTCTATAAAAGATAATGGAGTTGGAATGAATAAAGAAACCCAAAATAAAATTTTCGACCCTTTCTTTACTACTAAAGAAGTTGGCAAAGGAACTGGACTGGGATTATCCATTGTTTACCGAATCATTGAAAATCATCAAGGCACAATAATAGTTGAATCGGAAGAAAACAAAGGAACCATTTTTACGTTAAATTTACCTAAACATCAAAAACAATAA